Genomic DNA from Myxococcales bacterium:
TGAAGGCCGGCGCGACCGCCATCGCCAAGGGCGCGCACGCCAGCGCCGACGATCTGGCCGCGGTCAAGGTAATTTTTGATGCCGTCGGGCTCACCATCGCGCTCGATGAACATCAGCTCGACGCGGTCACCGGCCTTTCGGGTTCCGGCCCCGCATATATCTTTCTCATCTTAGAAGCGCTCGCCGACGCCGGCGTCAAGGTTGGCCTTTCGCGGCGCCATGCACAGGCCCTCGCCGCCCAAACCGTCATGGGCTCGGCCAAGATGTTGCTCGAGACTGACGAACACCCCGGCCGCCTCAAGGACATGGTGACCTCGCCCGGCGGCACCGCCATCGCGGGGCTGCACACGCTCGAGCAAGGTGGCCTGCGCACGACGCTGATAAATGCGGTCGAGACCGCGACCAATCGCGCCAAAGAGTTGGGCGCGATGCAGCGCGACGCCGGCGATGCGCAAACGGCGCGCAAATAGGTCGCGTGATGGCGGAGGCACCCACCGCCCCCGGCACGGCGCCATGGCGACGCATTGGCGCCGCGTTGTTGATAGACATCTTGGTATCGCCACGCGCCTCGCGCGAGAAATTGGGCCCCGTCCACGGCGACCGCCTCAAGGTTTTTGTGCATGCGCCGCCGGTCGAGGGGGAGGCCAATGCCGCTATTGTGGCGTTGTTCGCCAAGACGCTGAGGTTGCCCCAGCGCGATATCTCGCTGGTCTCCGGCGAGGGCTCGCGGCGCAAGACCGTCAGCGTGCCAGCCAGCGACGGCGTGCTTACGATCTTGGCGAGTATCGCGTCGGGACGCGCATGCTGACCAGCAGGTGGGTACTGACCGGCAGGTGATCGCACGTTTCTTCCGCGAGCATAGATTGCACGGCCGTGGTGTTGGCACCGACCGCGGTGGATACCACAAGCGTCTCGCACGACCCCGGAGGGTCGCTATCTGCGAGCAGGAAGACACGTGCGATCACTTGCCGGTACGCCAGCGCGCCGCTGACCACCGCCCCGATGAGACAAAGCAGTGGGGACACCCCCGAGTAGGTGCCATAACCACAGCGGAGCGATGGTGGCTGCGCTTGAGCTGGCCTCATC
This window encodes:
- a CDS encoding YggU family protein, with the protein product MAEAPTAPGTAPWRRIGAALLIDILVSPRASREKLGPVHGDRLKVFVHAPPVEGEANAAIVALFAKTLRLPQRDISLVSGEGSRRKTVSVPASDGVLTILASIASGRAC
- the proC gene encoding pyrroline-5-carboxylate reductase, whose translation is MLTGKTIGFIGAGNMAQAIIAGLVHTGAVAPRNILASAPREERRQELAVSLGIEVTSDNREVARRADILVLAVKPQIFAKVVHDIAADVRDAAVVVSVAAGISTQSIEAWFGRPLRVVRSMPNTPALVKAGATAIAKGAHASADDLAAVKVIFDAVGLTIALDEHQLDAVTGLSGSGPAYIFLILEALADAGVKVGLSRRHAQALAAQTVMGSAKMLLETDEHPGRLKDMVTSPGGTAIAGLHTLEQGGLRTTLINAVETATNRAKELGAMQRDAGDAQTARK